Part of the Paenibacillus guangzhouensis genome is shown below.
GATTATTCCTGCGCTTGTCGGTAGACATGACTATGTCTTTAGCGATCGTCTGAATCATGCCAGCATTGTGGATGGCATCCAGCTTAGTCGAGCGGAGCATGTACGGTATCGCCATCGGGATCTGAACCAACTGGAGCATCAACTGAAAAAGGCACCGGCGAATTCACGCAAACTGATCGTCACCGATACGATCTTCAGTATGGACGGGACGATAGCACCCCTGCAAGACCTGGTCACGCTCAAGGATCGCTACGGCGCCATGTTAATGGTCGACGAAGCCCATAGCGGCGGAGTTTATGGCAGCGAAGGTCAAGGAATCGTACATGCGATGGGTCTCCAAGACCAAGTTGAGGTGCAGATGGGGACGTTCAGCAAGGCTTATGGTGCCGTTGGAGCCTATGTGGCAGGGGACGCGGTCTTGATTCAATATTTGATCAATCGTGCGCGTACGCTTATTTACAATACTGCGTTGCCGCCGATCCTAATCTATGCGATCCGAGAGAACTGGCTTCGTTCGCAGCGAGAAGCTTGGCGGCGCCAGGCGCTGCAGTCACGGGCTCAGCAATTTCGAAGCGTGTTGCAGGCAGCGGGGTTCGATATGGGGGACAGCGAGAGTCAGATCGTTCCACTCATGATTGGAGACAATGTGCAGGCAATCGTGTATAGCCGAGCGCTGCAAGCGGAAGGAATCGCGGCTGTTGCCATCAGACCGCCTACTGTCCCGCAAGGGTCAGCGCGGATCCGGTTCACGATCATGGCTACACACCAGGAACACGAATTGAATTGGGCTGCCCAGCGTATGATTGCGATTGGCCAGCAGATGAGGTTGATCTGATATGACGAAGCCGCATATATATTGGATTCATGGTTATGGCACCTCATCGGCCGTGTGGCAGGAGATGATACCGGATCTGCCGGAATTCACTCATTCTTTTGTTAGTTATCAGTCTTGTCATACGGTAGAAGATTTTCGGAACACGGTGAGGAAAGATATTCAGAACCTGCTTGAATCCGCGACACCAGCAGATCTGCACATCATCGGCTGGTCGATGGGGGGCATGCTCGGGATTGAAGCGTTAGCGCATGATGATCTAAATTGCTCAATCAGGCGGCTGGGGTCGTTAACCCTTATTGCCTCATCGCTTCAATTCGTCACTACGAACCGAGATCAAGGGTGGCCAAGACGCATCGTCGAGCGGATGCGCAAGAAGATGATAGAAGAGCCTGAGGCAACTGTATCAGCGTTCCAAGCATCGCTGCATACGGATGAAGAGCGTGCGCAGCTTCGTGACGAATATGTTATATCGCACGATTTTAACGAGGCTGGGTTAGTTGCAGGGCTGCAATATTTGCTCGATACGAATTTGCATGAAGCTTGGATGAAGTTAATACAGCAGCAGATGAATATTTATTGGATCCATGGCATGTTAGATGAAGTATGTCCGGTTGATGCTGCGCCAACGCATTCTCTAGCAGATCGGATTGCATATATACCTGATGCGGGCCATATGCCTTTTCATCATCAACGACATTTATTTTTAACGATATTAAGGAGAAGACTGGGCTATGGGACGAACGTTACTAGTGGATAAAGAGCGAGTGCGCCGCAATTTCGACCGTCATGCCGGGCAATATGATCAATATGCAATCGTACAACGCTGGATGGCTGAACGTCTACTTGGATATGTAGCCGAGTGGGCGAAGGGGCGTCAGGTGAGACGCGTACTAGAAATTGGGTGCGGCACAGGCATGGTTACAGCAGGGCTCGTCCAGTTATTTCCACAGGCGCATATCACGGCGCTGGATCTCTCTGATCGTATGATAGAGGAGACGAGGAAGCGTCTGGGAGGAGAAGCGTCTGATGTATCTTTTATTGTCGCAGATGCCGAGATGTGGTCTTGGGCGTGCGCACAAATGATGCAGGACCATAATGCTCACCATTCGCAGGAATTTACATATGATGTTATTGTATCGTCTGCGGTATTCCAATGGTTCAACGATCCGCAGTGTACGTGCCAATCCTTGCTGCAATTGGTGCGGAGCAACGGCCTATGCGCATTTGCTACATTCGCTGGCGATACCTTTCATGAATTGCATCAGTCCTTTGCAGCAGCGGAATTGAAGCTCGGGCTTCCGATGAGACCGCATGGGCAATCGTACCCGTATGAAGCGGATTGGCGGGAAATCTTCGAGCATCAGGGCTCATTCCAATGGCAACAGCAGCAATATATGCTTACGTATCCGGATGTATTGGCATTTATGCATAGTGTGAAGCGGGTCGGTGCTTCAAATGCCGTGATGCAAGCGGACCAAGCCGGCAGCA
Proteins encoded:
- a CDS encoding alpha/beta fold hydrolase; protein product: MTKPHIYWIHGYGTSSAVWQEMIPDLPEFTHSFVSYQSCHTVEDFRNTVRKDIQNLLESATPADLHIIGWSMGGMLGIEALAHDDLNCSIRRLGSLTLIASSLQFVTTNRDQGWPRRIVERMRKKMIEEPEATVSAFQASLHTDEERAQLRDEYVISHDFNEAGLVAGLQYLLDTNLHEAWMKLIQQQMNIYWIHGMLDEVCPVDAAPTHSLADRIAYIPDAGHMPFHHQRHLFLTILRRRLGYGTNVTSG
- the bioC gene encoding malonyl-ACP O-methyltransferase BioC — encoded protein: MGRTLLVDKERVRRNFDRHAGQYDQYAIVQRWMAERLLGYVAEWAKGRQVRRVLEIGCGTGMVTAGLVQLFPQAHITALDLSDRMIEETRKRLGGEASDVSFIVADAEMWSWACAQMMQDHNAHHSQEFTYDVIVSSAVFQWFNDPQCTCQSLLQLVRSNGLCAFATFAGDTFHELHQSFAAAELKLGLPMRPHGQSYPYEADWREIFEHQGSFQWQQQQYMLTYPDVLAFMHSVKRVGASNAVMQADQAGSSRALLQAMSAHYEQHFAANSGEGIQVTYDVGYGIYCREG
- the bioF gene encoding 8-amino-7-oxononanoate synthase: MCAVKAAKWDWMQAELDRLQEEHLVRQLVATKLQVGGWLERDGRRMLNLASNDYLGLASESGIRIEPSDVQYPCGAGASRLVAGNDPIYTQLEQEFAAFKGTECCLLFSSGYMANLGIIPALVGRHDYVFSDRLNHASIVDGIQLSRAEHVRYRHRDLNQLEHQLKKAPANSRKLIVTDTIFSMDGTIAPLQDLVTLKDRYGAMLMVDEAHSGGVYGSEGQGIVHAMGLQDQVEVQMGTFSKAYGAVGAYVAGDAVLIQYLINRARTLIYNTALPPILIYAIRENWLRSQREAWRRQALQSRAQQFRSVLQAAGFDMGDSESQIVPLMIGDNVQAIVYSRALQAEGIAAVAIRPPTVPQGSARIRFTIMATHQEHELNWAAQRMIAIGQQMRLI